The genomic window AAAAGGACCCATGACATGACGATTTTCAGCAGATTCCTGGGACCCGGTCTTTGGCTGGCCTTCATGGTCGCCGCGCCGGCTCCCGCCGTGGAACCGCCGGCGGCCGCCCAGGCCCCAGTGCCCGCCGGGAAGCTCGGCGTGGGCGATCCCGCCCCCGCCCTCGGCGGGGTCCGATGGATCAAGGGTACGCCGGTGGAGGGGTTCAAGGCCGGCCAGGTCTACGTGGTGGAATTCTGGGCCACCTGGTGCGGGCCCTGCAGGCTCATGATGCCCCGGCTCTCCCGCCTGGCCCGGGAATACGCTGGACGGGTCACCGTCATCGGCGTCGATGTCCTGGAGCAAGGCAAGGACCCCAAGGCGACGAACGCGAGCGTGGACGCGTTCGTGGCGGAGATGGGCGACCAGATGGACTACAACGTCTGCCGGGACACGGAGGACGAGCTCGTCACCCGGACCTGGTACCGCGCCGCGAACCGTAATGGCATCCCCGCCACCTTCGTGGTGGACGGCAAGGGGCGCATCGCCTGGATCGGCCACCCCTCGCACCTGGACGTGGTCCTTCCGGGCATCCTCAAGGGCACCTTCCAGGCCCGGTCCTTTGACGACAGGCTGGAGGCCCTGAAGAAGGTGCAGGTGGAGTACACCAAGGCCTACCAGAAAGGGGACCACAAGGCGGCGCTGGCGCTGGCGGATGGCCTGCCCGATGGCGATCCCGCCGTGGCGGGATCCAAGGCGCACATGCAGCTCATGGCCCTGGTGCACCTGGACCAGGAACGGGCCGAAAAGGCCTACGCCGCCCTGGAGCGGATGGGCCTGGCGAACGAAATCCTGGCCAACGCGCTGGTGTCCCAGGAGGGGATCCCGAATCACTGGTACGTCCGTGCCGCCGGCCTGGTCAAGGAGGCTGCGAAACGGCCATCCGATCTCTACCACCTGGCGGAGGTCCAGGCCAAGGCCGGCCAGAAGGCCGAGGCGGTGGAGAACCTGAAGCAGTTCCTGGCCTTCGTCAAGGCGAGGCAGGCCAAGGACCCCGCCCGGGCGGAGGCCTACGGCCTCTACATCCGGAAGACCGAAGCCCTGATCGAAACGTGCCGGCGGGAGAAGTGACCTCCCGGCACGCCTCAATACCCATCGCCGCGAAGAACCCGGTACTCACGGCGGCCCGTCCATCCGGTACAGGAGTCCAGAAATGACACGTCGCAGTATCTTCATGGGAGCGGGCCTGATGCTGGCTTCCATGGTCTTCGCCCCGGCGCGCGCCGGGGCGCCTCCTTCCCCCGCCGGGAAGGAGGAGGCCGCCAAGACCCTCCGCGTCGGCGATCCCGCCCCCCCCCTGGGCGGCGTCCGCTGGATCAAGGGCACCCGGGTGGATGGTTTCAAGCCCGGCCAGGTCTACGTCGTGGAGTGCTGGGCCACCTGGTGCGGGCCCTGCAGGCTCATGATGCCCCACCTCTCCCAGCTGGCTCGAGCCTACAAGGGCAAGGCCACCTTCCTCGGCGTGGACGTCCTGGAGGACGGCAAGGATTTCAAGGCGACCAGCGCCCGGGTGGACGCGTTCGTGGCGGAAATGGGCGACCAGATGGACTACAGCGTCTCCCAGGACACCGAGGACACCCTCGTCGCCCGCACGTGGTTCCGGGCGGCCAAGCTCCCGGGAATCCCCGCCACCTTCGTGGTGGACGGCCAGGGGCACATCGCCTGGCTGGGGCACCCCATGCACCTGGACGTGGTCCTGCCCGCCGTGCTCAAGGGCGACTTCGACGCCAGGCAGTTCGAGGACAAGCTCGCGGTGCTGGAAAAGACGCAGGGAACCTTTGGCACGGCCATCAAGCAGGAGGACTACAAGGCGGCACTGAAGGCGGCGGAGGGGCTTCCGGAAGGGGAACCCGCCTTTGCGTCCTCCCGGTCGGTCATGCGCCTCATCGCCCTGGTGCATCTGGACCAGGAAGGGGCCGAGAGGGTCTACGCCGAAATGGAGCGCGCTGGGCATGCGAACGAGCTTCTCGCAGGCATCCTCATGGCCCAGGAGGGAATTCCGAACATCTGGCGCGTCCGTGCCGCCGGACTGGTCAAGCAGGCCGCGAAGCGGAAGCAGGATCTCTACAACCTGGCCGAGGTCCAGTTCAAGGCCGGCCTGAAAGCCGAAGCGGTGGAATCCATCAAGGCGTTCCTGGCCTACCTCAAGGATAAATCGGCCAAGGAACCCGGGAAGGCCGCGGCCCTCGCCAATTACATCCGGAAGGCCGAAGAGGCGCTCAGGACCTACGAGGGGGGCCCCCTGGCCGCTCCGGGAGCTGGTAAATGAAAGCGAAGATGATTCTCCTTGGAGCCGGCCTGATGCTGGCGTCCATGGCCGCCCCTTCGGTCCAGGCGGCCCCAAAACCCGCAAGCCAGCTCAGGACCGGCGATCCCGCACCCGCCCTCGGCGGCGTCCGGTGGATCAAGGGCGCCCCCGGGGAAGGTTTCAAGCCCGGCCAGGCCTACGTGGTGGAGTTCTGGGCCACCTGGTGCCACCCCTGCCGCCTCGTGATGCCCCATCTTTCGAAGCTGGCCCGGGAATACAAGGGCAAGGTCACGTTCCTCGGCATCTCCATCATGGAACCGGACAAGGACCTGAAGGTCTTGGCTGAGCGCCTGGATGGATTCGTGGCCGGAATGGGCGACCAGATGGACTACAACGTCGGCCAGGACACGGCGGACAAGCTCATCGAGCGCACCTGGGCCCGGGCCGCTGGCCGTTCGAGCATTCCCTGCACCTTCGTGGTGGACGGCAAGGGCCGCATCGCCTGGATCGGCCACCCGGCCTACCTGGAAGGGGTCCTTCCCGCCGTGCTCCGGGGCGCCTTCGACGCCAGGGCCTTCGACGGGAAGCTGGAGGCCCTGAAGAAGGTCCAGGGCGAGTTCACCGGCCGATTCAAGGCCGCGGATTACGCGGGGGCCCTGGCCATGGCCGAGGCCTTGCCCGCGGACGACCCGGTCGCCGGCTCCGCGAAGCGGTACATGCAGCTCCTGCCTCTCCTGCACCTGGACCCGGCGCGGGCCGAGAAGGTCTACAGGGAGATGGAGCGCCATGGCGAAACGGACGCCTACCTGGCGGATACCCTCGTGGCCCAGAAGGGCATTCCGGACGTCTGGTACGCCCGCGCCGTGGAGCTGGTCAAGGCGGCCTCCCGGCAGGATTCCGAATCGCTCCACCTGGCCGAGGTCCAGTTCAAGACGGGCCGGAAAGCGGATGCACTGGAGACCCTGAAGGCGTACTCGGCCCACCTCAAGGAATTGCAGGCCAGGAATCCGGGCAAGGCCAAGGCCTATGAACCCTATTTGCAGGTCGTCGAGGCGAAACGGATGGAGTACCAGCAGGCCAAGTGAGGCCTCGCCTTCGAAGGCCGGACCGGCGCCCCGCGGATGTTCCGCGGGGCGTGATGCAGGGACCCGGGCCCATCCGATACCGGCTGCCTCCTAGGCGCCTCCCAGGAGCAGAGCCTGACTCCTGTCCTGGAGGGGCTTGAGTTCGCGCGCCGTCAGGGGGTTGACGGCCAGGGCGGCCCTGAAGGCCGCCAGGGCGTGGCGGGCGGATCGGGCCCGGAGGTCCGGCCGGGCCGCGAGCTGCGCCCGTCTCAAGTGCAGCTCTCCCTGGATGGCCAGGAGGCGGGCCCGGTCCACGGTGAGATCATTCGGCCGTCGCGCCATGGCCGGGGCAATGGGTTCCCGGGCGGGATCCGCAGGGGCCAGGGCCAGGAAGCCTTGGCGCAGCCCCTCGGCAATCCCAGATTCGGCCTTGGAGTTGTCCGTCTCGCCCATGGCTTCCAGGAGCCGGAGCTCGGCCAGCGCCTCGCTTCGCTTGTGGTTGGGCCTGGCGGGACTCTCCCGGATCGCATCCAGGATCGCCCGGGCCCGGTCGATGCACCTGGCCGGATCGACGTGAATCTCGGCCGCATGGCGAGCCGCCGAAAGGTTGATTTCCGCGAACAGGGGCAGGAGGAGCCCCTTCCCGTCGCCGAGCCGGCCCTCCGTGGACGTTTCCAGCCCATCCGCCAGGGCCTTCCACGCCTCCGGCGCATCCGTGCACCGGGCCTCGACCCACTGCAGGAGAACCGAAGGGCTGGGCTTCTGGTTCCTGGGAGTCGCCAGGACCTTGTACTGGGCCAGCAGCTGGGACGTATCCTTCCCCAGGAGGCGGTGGTATTCGAGCTTCAACGCCAGGTGCTGCTGGACGCGCATGGAACCGGGCGTCCGCGAAGCCAGGACGTCCAGGGCCGGGCCCATGGAGGGGATCCACTCCGGATTCCACCCGTTTGCAAGAAGGACGCGGCTGAAGGAGGGCGGGGGAAGGTCCTGGGCGAAGGTGTCCCGGAGGCCCTTCGAGGCGTCCTGCGCCAGGATTCCCAGCACTTCCTGGATCAGGCCGCGGCAGGAATGGCCATAGCGGGGAAGCGCTTCCAGGGCCTGGGCGATCCCTTCGAGGACAGGACCCGGATCGAAGGCTTTCGGATCCCGGATGGAAGCGTCCAGTTCCTCCCGTAGCCGCGTCCAGGTGGTCCGGCCCGCGGTCCCCTCCAGCAGGTCCAGTTCCAGCCCCTTGGTGCACAGGTAGCCGATGCGGTTCGACCGGAGGCCGCGATGGCGGGGCGCGCAGGCCCTGCCGCGGTCCAGCCATGAGAACACATGCCTTTGCCGTCGCCTGCGCTCGGGCAGGTCGCCGGAGAGGTACCGGTCCCGGGCAATCCACACCACGGCCAGGTTCCTGCAGATTTCCGGATGGCTGGGGGCGGCGGCGTAAGCCTTGGCCAGCACCTCCTCGGCCTCGTCCAGCAGCGGCCCGATCGTCTCCTGCGCGGAACGCCCGTCCTCCCCGGCGTCTTCGTCGGCCTTCTCGTGGACCTTCTGGGCCCTGTCGAAGAGGGCCTGGGCCTCCTCCAGCACGGCATCCAGGTCGTCCGGCATGTGCTGGCGGTAGGCCCGGGCCACGGCGATGTGCTCGTCCGGCTCTTTGCTCCGGCGCGAGGCCAGGTCGGCGAGATCCAGCAGATGGCTGATCCGCACCTGCTCCGTGTTGCGGCGTCCCGCCACCAGCTGCCGGGCCTGGTCCAGCAGGCTGGCCTTGCTCTCGCCCTGGGTGCTGTGGATGCGCCGGACCAGGGCATAGGCCAGCCAGGCCCGGGCGCTCTGGGTGCGGAAGCCCAGCGCCCAGGCGTTCTGGAAGTGTTGGCACGCCACGTTGTCGCCACTGCCAAGCAGGAGGGTGACCTGGCCGATGGCCAGGTGGCCAGGACCCTGGGCCGCCGGGTCCCCGGCCATCTCCCCTTCGATCCGTTGGATCAAGCTCCGCACGGCGGCCAGTTCGGGCTCCACGTCGTGCGGGGGTTTGCGGTAGGTCCGGTCCAGCTGCGTCCGGGCCTCCTCCACCAGGGCCTGGAAGTGGTGATCCCAGTTGCCCTGCTGCAGGATCTGCCAGTTGAGCCGCAGGAAGTGGCCGGAGACCCCGAGGGTGACCGCCAGGCCCATGGCCAGGGCAACCGCCAGCCTTCGGTTGCGCCGCACCCACTTGGCCGATCGGTAAAGCCGCGCGGTGCCCATGGCGTGCACCGCCTGGCCCTGCAGGAAGCGGTCCAGATCCTGGGCCAACTGCTGGGCGTCGGCGTAGCGCGCGTCCGGGCGCTTCTCCAGACACCTGTGGACGATCCGCGCCAGGTCCACCGGCACCTTGGGATTCGACTCCCGCAACGGGACCGGCGGAGTCCCGGCGGTGGCGGCGGGCAGGTCGGCCGGCGGAATGGCGCCGAAGGGCGGGTGGCCGCCCAGGATGACGTACAGCA from Geothrix sp. 21YS21S-2 includes these protein-coding regions:
- a CDS encoding serine/threonine-protein kinase, giving the protein MESWLDPLFREILPAASLAGRGERYQDLQFLGEGATAKVYKAMDTLLLRSVALKLLKNPAGAVLEEGRAQAKIEHPNVCRIYEVGHGYLIMELVEGATLHKVQGGLDLAQKVALVRDVALGVHAAHQCALVHLDLKPGNILVRRNEAGDLHPMIGDFGMVLTSKRRQEIRCPLGTPPYSSPEQLRGDLEQVDRRSDVYSLGMVLYVILGGHPPFGAIPPADLPAATAGTPPVPLRESNPKVPVDLARIVHRCLEKRPDARYADAQQLAQDLDRFLQGQAVHAMGTARLYRSAKWVRRNRRLAVALAMGLAVTLGVSGHFLRLNWQILQQGNWDHHFQALVEEARTQLDRTYRKPPHDVEPELAAVRSLIQRIEGEMAGDPAAQGPGHLAIGQVTLLLGSGDNVACQHFQNAWALGFRTQSARAWLAYALVRRIHSTQGESKASLLDQARQLVAGRRNTEQVRISHLLDLADLASRRSKEPDEHIAVARAYRQHMPDDLDAVLEEAQALFDRAQKVHEKADEDAGEDGRSAQETIGPLLDEAEEVLAKAYAAAPSHPEICRNLAVVWIARDRYLSGDLPERRRRQRHVFSWLDRGRACAPRHRGLRSNRIGYLCTKGLELDLLEGTAGRTTWTRLREELDASIRDPKAFDPGPVLEGIAQALEALPRYGHSCRGLIQEVLGILAQDASKGLRDTFAQDLPPPSFSRVLLANGWNPEWIPSMGPALDVLASRTPGSMRVQQHLALKLEYHRLLGKDTSQLLAQYKVLATPRNQKPSPSVLLQWVEARCTDAPEAWKALADGLETSTEGRLGDGKGLLLPLFAEINLSAARHAAEIHVDPARCIDRARAILDAIRESPARPNHKRSEALAELRLLEAMGETDNSKAESGIAEGLRQGFLALAPADPAREPIAPAMARRPNDLTVDRARLLAIQGELHLRRAQLAARPDLRARSARHALAAFRAALAVNPLTARELKPLQDRSQALLLGGA
- a CDS encoding TlpA disulfide reductase family protein, whose amino-acid sequence is MTIFSRFLGPGLWLAFMVAAPAPAVEPPAAAQAPVPAGKLGVGDPAPALGGVRWIKGTPVEGFKAGQVYVVEFWATWCGPCRLMMPRLSRLAREYAGRVTVIGVDVLEQGKDPKATNASVDAFVAEMGDQMDYNVCRDTEDELVTRTWYRAANRNGIPATFVVDGKGRIAWIGHPSHLDVVLPGILKGTFQARSFDDRLEALKKVQVEYTKAYQKGDHKAALALADGLPDGDPAVAGSKAHMQLMALVHLDQERAEKAYAALERMGLANEILANALVSQEGIPNHWYVRAAGLVKEAAKRPSDLYHLAEVQAKAGQKAEAVENLKQFLAFVKARQAKDPARAEAYGLYIRKTEALIETCRREK
- a CDS encoding TlpA disulfide reductase family protein, coding for MILLGAGLMLASMAAPSVQAAPKPASQLRTGDPAPALGGVRWIKGAPGEGFKPGQAYVVEFWATWCHPCRLVMPHLSKLAREYKGKVTFLGISIMEPDKDLKVLAERLDGFVAGMGDQMDYNVGQDTADKLIERTWARAAGRSSIPCTFVVDGKGRIAWIGHPAYLEGVLPAVLRGAFDARAFDGKLEALKKVQGEFTGRFKAADYAGALAMAEALPADDPVAGSAKRYMQLLPLLHLDPARAEKVYREMERHGETDAYLADTLVAQKGIPDVWYARAVELVKAASRQDSESLHLAEVQFKTGRKADALETLKAYSAHLKELQARNPGKAKAYEPYLQVVEAKRMEYQQAK
- a CDS encoding TlpA disulfide reductase family protein; this encodes MTRRSIFMGAGLMLASMVFAPARAGAPPSPAGKEEAAKTLRVGDPAPPLGGVRWIKGTRVDGFKPGQVYVVECWATWCGPCRLMMPHLSQLARAYKGKATFLGVDVLEDGKDFKATSARVDAFVAEMGDQMDYSVSQDTEDTLVARTWFRAAKLPGIPATFVVDGQGHIAWLGHPMHLDVVLPAVLKGDFDARQFEDKLAVLEKTQGTFGTAIKQEDYKAALKAAEGLPEGEPAFASSRSVMRLIALVHLDQEGAERVYAEMERAGHANELLAGILMAQEGIPNIWRVRAAGLVKQAAKRKQDLYNLAEVQFKAGLKAEAVESIKAFLAYLKDKSAKEPGKAAALANYIRKAEEALRTYEGGPLAAPGAGK